In Desulfosporosinus sp. Sb-LF, one DNA window encodes the following:
- a CDS encoding Tex family protein, whose product MEFNQVIANELGIKITQVKEAVNLLDGGNTIPFIARYRKEATGELDENVLRDIVERLDYLRRLDQRKTEVLRLINEQGKLSEELEAQITAATVLQDVEDLYRPYKQKRRTRATIAKEKGLEPLATWLLVQYIRADPQAEAEKYLNTELEVNSTEEALTGAMDIIAETLADDASLRKRIREETLRLADVVASAVAKKAKERSPFEMYYDYREPVRKIPPHRILALNRGEKEEFLSVKIEAPLETLHRLIEVRYVKTGPCAAYVQKAALDAYKRLIEPSIEREVRAELSAQAEEQAIKVFAANLRQLLLQPPVRGKMVLGLDPGFRTGCKWAVVDETGKLLKVGVIYPHPPQNKREEAKHSMRKAIAEFNANIIAIGNGTASRETEEVVAEMIREDGIAAEFILVSEAGASVYSASKIAGDEFPDFDLSLRSAVSIARRLQDPLAELVKIEPKAVGVGQYQHDVQPKRLEESLNGVVESCVNVVGVDLNTASASLLQYVAGLKPAVAKNIVAWRDEHGKFSHRDQLKKIPRLGAQTYIQCAGFIRLPDGINPLENTPVHPESYQLAEDILKKIGHTSEDLRDHLTDVRKKLAILEANELAEEFSAGVPTVRDILDALQRPGRDPREDLPRPLLRRDVTHMEDLSEGMVLEGTVRNVVDFGAFVDIGVKQDGLVHISQLCDKFIKHPMEAVAVGDIVKVRVIGLDKARDRVSLSMRDLASNVTTA is encoded by the coding sequence TTGGAATTTAATCAAGTTATTGCCAATGAACTAGGAATAAAGATAACTCAAGTCAAAGAGGCTGTTAACTTACTGGATGGGGGAAATACCATCCCATTTATAGCGCGTTACCGTAAGGAAGCAACTGGGGAACTCGATGAGAATGTTTTGCGCGATATCGTAGAACGTTTAGACTATTTGAGACGTTTGGATCAACGGAAAACGGAAGTCTTACGCCTGATTAACGAACAGGGAAAGCTGTCGGAAGAACTGGAGGCGCAAATTACGGCGGCAACCGTGCTTCAGGATGTTGAAGACCTATATCGGCCTTATAAGCAGAAACGTCGGACGCGGGCGACGATTGCTAAAGAAAAGGGTCTTGAACCATTAGCAACATGGTTATTAGTTCAGTATATCAGAGCGGACCCTCAAGCAGAGGCAGAAAAGTATCTAAACACCGAGTTAGAGGTGAATTCAACCGAGGAAGCGTTGACTGGCGCGATGGATATTATCGCGGAAACCCTTGCAGATGATGCGTCCCTTCGTAAACGAATCCGGGAAGAAACCCTACGTCTTGCGGATGTGGTGGCTTCTGCAGTGGCGAAGAAAGCTAAGGAACGCTCCCCCTTTGAGATGTATTATGATTATCGGGAGCCTGTCCGCAAGATTCCCCCGCATCGAATTTTAGCCCTGAATCGCGGGGAGAAGGAAGAGTTTCTATCTGTTAAGATCGAAGCTCCGCTAGAAACCCTACATAGACTGATTGAAGTTCGTTATGTCAAAACAGGACCGTGTGCTGCTTACGTTCAAAAGGCAGCTCTTGATGCCTATAAACGATTGATCGAGCCTTCAATTGAACGGGAGGTGCGTGCCGAACTCTCCGCGCAAGCGGAAGAACAGGCGATCAAAGTGTTTGCAGCTAATCTTCGCCAGCTTTTACTTCAGCCACCTGTTAGGGGAAAAATGGTTTTGGGGCTTGATCCGGGATTCCGAACAGGGTGTAAGTGGGCTGTGGTGGATGAGACGGGAAAGCTCCTAAAGGTTGGGGTAATTTATCCGCATCCACCTCAAAACAAACGAGAAGAAGCCAAGCATAGTATGCGTAAGGCGATAGCCGAGTTTAATGCCAATATTATTGCGATTGGGAATGGCACAGCCTCCAGGGAAACGGAAGAAGTTGTAGCAGAAATGATTCGCGAAGATGGGATTGCCGCTGAATTTATTCTCGTCAGTGAAGCTGGGGCGTCTGTGTATTCTGCTTCAAAAATAGCAGGGGATGAATTTCCAGACTTTGATCTTTCCTTACGGAGTGCAGTTTCTATTGCCAGGCGACTTCAAGATCCCCTGGCAGAACTGGTGAAAATCGAACCGAAGGCCGTCGGCGTTGGTCAATATCAGCATGATGTCCAGCCCAAACGGTTAGAGGAATCCTTGAATGGGGTCGTGGAATCCTGTGTTAATGTCGTAGGTGTTGATTTAAATACTGCCTCTGCTTCTTTACTCCAATATGTGGCAGGGTTAAAGCCGGCGGTTGCTAAGAATATCGTGGCTTGGCGGGATGAACATGGGAAGTTCAGCCATCGTGATCAGCTGAAGAAAATTCCACGACTGGGAGCTCAAACGTATATCCAGTGTGCTGGGTTCATTCGCCTGCCAGATGGAATTAATCCTCTGGAAAATACGCCTGTTCATCCCGAATCCTATCAGCTCGCTGAAGACATCCTAAAAAAGATCGGACACACCTCTGAGGATTTACGTGATCACCTTACGGACGTGCGCAAAAAACTGGCGATTTTAGAAGCTAACGAGCTGGCGGAAGAGTTCAGCGCTGGGGTTCCGACAGTTCGCGATATTCTGGATGCTCTGCAAAGACCGGGTAGGGATCCCCGAGAAGATTTGCCGAGGCCGTTACTCCGGCGGGATGTCACGCACATGGAAGATCTTAGCGAAGGAATGGTCTTAGAGGGAACCGTGCGCAATGTCGTGGACTTCGGTGCATTTGTTGACATCGGAGTGAAGCAGGATGGGCTTGTTCATATTTCTCAGCTGTGCGATAAATTTATCAAACATCCGATGGAAGCAGTCGCCGTAGGGGATATTGTCAAGGTGCGCGTGATTGGACTTGATAAGGCGAGAGATCGAGTTAGCTTATCAATGCGGGATCTAGCGAGCAACGTTACGACTGCATAA
- a CDS encoding DUF2225 domain-containing protein — protein sequence MQSLEPFYEKKLTCIFCGKPFTTLRVRSRFSIPHQIDTDFCPYYRVGNYNPHFYYVNVCPECGFAFSEEFSDQFPRGSKEVIHAQITKQWIKRNFGQVRDIQQALESYKLAVLAASIKKEKNAILAGLCLRLAWLYRIENNAEQEKRFMGLALNAYEASYVHSDFAGTSMSELNVLFMIGELSRRLGQYQKAVLYFSKIIQHKDAKDNQNIVNRAREQWSVAKEENSHSRG from the coding sequence ATGCAATCATTAGAACCTTTTTACGAGAAGAAACTCACGTGTATATTTTGCGGAAAGCCGTTTACTACGCTGAGGGTGCGATCGAGGTTTTCAATACCGCATCAAATCGATACCGACTTTTGCCCCTACTACCGTGTAGGGAATTATAACCCTCATTTTTATTATGTCAATGTCTGTCCAGAATGTGGTTTCGCCTTTTCCGAAGAGTTTTCAGATCAATTTCCCAGAGGCTCCAAGGAAGTCATCCATGCACAAATCACCAAGCAATGGATCAAGCGGAACTTCGGTCAGGTAAGGGATATTCAACAAGCTTTGGAATCTTATAAATTGGCTGTTTTAGCTGCATCCATTAAAAAAGAGAAAAATGCCATTCTTGCAGGGCTTTGTTTACGCTTAGCATGGCTCTACCGGATTGAAAACAATGCTGAACAAGAAAAGCGATTCATGGGTCTGGCACTCAACGCATATGAAGCATCTTATGTTCATTCGGATTTTGCCGGCACATCGATGTCTGAATTGAACGTGTTGTTTATGATTGGGGAGTTAAGCCGTCGCCTAGGGCAATATCAAAAGGCTGTTTTATATTTTTCCAAAATCATTCAACATAAGGATGCCAAAGACAATCAAAATATTGTCAACAGAGCGCGAGAACAATGGAGCGTGGCAAAAGAAGAAAACAGTCATAGTCGGGGCTAA
- a CDS encoding MATE family efflux transporter — translation MNRSQQLGEEKVGKLLLKFSIPAIIGMLVNGLYNIVDRIFVGRGVGSLALSGIAISFPISLAIMAFGMLIGLGATSVISIRLGQQKREEAEQIVGNAFILLLGISLMIMVLGFLFMDPLLVVFGASSEVLPYAKQYLNVLLWGAVFQTIGFGMNNFIRAEGNPKVAMYTMILGAVLNTILNPIFIFGLHLGVAGSALATVISQFITAIWVLSYFLGNRALLKIRLRNLKLRWVFVKDILAIGISPFSMQLVGSVVAVLFNQTLVNYGGDLSIAAMGVINSITMLIFMPIFGIGQGAQPILGYNYGARNYDRVKRTLQLSVMGATGVMVIGFLMVELFPTAIMSLFSQDPELIQIGSFGLRVFLVMLPVIGFQVVVVNYFQATGKPRKSLFLSLSRQLIFLVPTLLILPKFWGLTGVWLAGPVSDFASSGLTAIWLLRDLKQLGSTKG, via the coding sequence ATGAACCGTTCCCAACAACTTGGAGAAGAAAAAGTTGGAAAACTTCTACTTAAGTTTTCCATTCCAGCAATTATCGGAATGCTGGTTAATGGACTTTATAATATCGTCGATCGCATTTTTGTGGGCCGAGGGGTGGGCTCCTTGGCGCTTTCTGGAATTGCGATTAGCTTTCCTATCTCATTAGCCATTATGGCGTTTGGAATGTTGATCGGACTTGGTGCAACCTCTGTGATCTCGATACGTTTGGGTCAGCAGAAAAGGGAGGAAGCGGAACAGATTGTCGGGAATGCGTTTATCCTGCTGCTGGGGATTTCGTTGATGATTATGGTATTAGGCTTCCTATTTATGGATCCACTTTTAGTTGTCTTTGGGGCGAGTTCAGAAGTTCTTCCCTACGCGAAACAATATCTTAACGTTCTGCTGTGGGGCGCTGTCTTCCAGACAATCGGTTTTGGCATGAACAATTTTATTCGTGCAGAGGGAAATCCAAAAGTTGCCATGTACACTATGATTTTGGGTGCTGTTTTAAACACGATCTTAAATCCGATTTTTATCTTTGGTTTACACCTGGGCGTAGCAGGTTCCGCTCTTGCTACGGTTATATCCCAGTTCATTACAGCCATTTGGGTGTTATCTTATTTCCTCGGAAATCGGGCGTTACTTAAAATTCGATTGCGAAATCTTAAACTTCGATGGGTTTTTGTCAAAGATATTCTGGCAATTGGAATTTCACCGTTCTCCATGCAGCTGGTAGGCAGTGTCGTGGCCGTGCTTTTCAATCAAACACTGGTCAATTACGGTGGAGACCTCTCGATTGCAGCTATGGGAGTTATAAACAGTATCACTATGCTCATATTTATGCCCATTTTCGGGATTGGACAAGGGGCTCAGCCCATTCTTGGTTATAATTATGGTGCCAGGAATTATGATCGAGTTAAACGGACGTTGCAGCTATCCGTGATGGGTGCAACGGGTGTGATGGTTATAGGTTTTCTGATGGTGGAATTATTTCCTACCGCCATAATGAGCCTTTTTAGTCAGGACCCAGAACTCATCCAGATCGGGTCTTTTGGATTAAGAGTTTTCTTAGTGATGCTACCCGTTATTGGTTTCCAAGTGGTTGTTGTGAACTATTTTCAAGCAACGGGTAAGCCCCGGAAATCGTTGTTTTTGAGCTTGTCTCGTCAGCTTATTTTTTTGGTTCCCACGCTTTTAATTTTGCCGAAGTTTTGGGGACTAACGGGTGTATGGTTAGCGGGGCCAGTTTCCGATTTTGCATCGTCTGGTCTTACAGCCATTTGGTTGCTTAGGGACCTTAAACAGTTAGGCTCTACAAAAGGGTGA
- a CDS encoding aminotransferase class I/II-fold pyridoxal phosphate-dependent enzyme: MPSKRLAGLGASVFTEMDNLKRDLEKAGTHLINLSIGSPDRAPAEEIRRVLSQAVLDGTQYGYTLTRGPGNFRKVCAGWYQERFGVSLDPETEVLPLMGSQDGLAHIFLAYIDPGDLALIPDPGYPIYSAGLLLAGGVKVAVPLLEKNGFLPDLRKIDPDTARKAKLMFLNYPNNPTAAVAPLSFFEEVVEFAKAYDVLICHDAAYSELAFDGYRPVSFLQARGAKEVGIEFHSVSKTYNLAGARLGFVVGNADVIGNLSQLKSNIDYGAFGPVLTAGAFALSFAQDTIDENRSAYQRRRDLWIEGCASAGWKMSIPQGSMFIWAPVPTNQDSVAFATDLAREAGVIVVPGVAFGDHGEGYVRVALVQDEGVMQEAVRRIQQFLIR; encoded by the coding sequence ATGCCCTCAAAACGTTTGGCAGGTTTAGGAGCATCAGTTTTTACAGAGATGGACAATTTGAAGAGGGACTTGGAGAAAGCAGGAACGCATTTAATAAATCTTAGTATTGGAAGTCCTGATCGAGCCCCAGCTGAAGAAATCCGCAGGGTTCTCAGCCAAGCAGTATTGGATGGGACCCAATATGGCTATACATTGACTCGCGGACCGGGGAACTTTCGGAAGGTATGTGCAGGGTGGTATCAAGAACGTTTTGGGGTATCGTTGGATCCTGAAACAGAGGTCTTACCCTTAATGGGATCCCAGGATGGGCTGGCTCATATTTTCCTAGCCTATATTGATCCTGGTGATTTGGCCTTAATCCCCGATCCGGGATATCCAATTTATTCGGCGGGTCTATTGCTAGCGGGGGGAGTGAAAGTTGCGGTGCCTCTGTTAGAGAAGAATGGTTTCTTACCGGATCTGCGGAAGATTGATCCGGATACAGCCCGTAAGGCGAAACTCATGTTCTTAAATTATCCGAATAACCCCACTGCAGCTGTGGCCCCGCTCTCATTTTTTGAAGAGGTTGTAGAGTTTGCCAAAGCGTATGATGTGCTCATCTGCCATGATGCAGCGTACTCCGAATTAGCGTTCGATGGATATAGACCTGTGAGCTTTTTACAAGCACGGGGGGCAAAAGAAGTGGGCATTGAATTCCATTCCGTCTCTAAAACGTACAATCTAGCAGGGGCTCGGTTAGGGTTTGTAGTAGGGAATGCCGATGTTATAGGGAATCTCTCTCAACTTAAATCAAATATTGATTATGGAGCATTCGGCCCAGTTTTGACGGCTGGTGCCTTTGCGCTTAGCTTTGCGCAGGACACGATCGATGAAAATCGCAGCGCTTATCAGAGGCGAAGGGATCTCTGGATCGAGGGTTGTGCTTCAGCTGGTTGGAAAATGTCGATACCTCAGGGTTCTATGTTCATCTGGGCGCCAGTTCCAACAAACCAAGACTCAGTAGCTTTTGCAACGGATTTGGCTCGCGAAGCGGGCGTGATCGTGGTTCCAGGGGTTGCCTTTGGAGACCATGGCGAAGGATATGTACGGGTGGCTTTGGTTCAAGATGAGGGCGTAATGCAGGAAGCAGTGCGGCGAATTCAGCAGTTTTTAATACGCTAG
- a CDS encoding DUF3307 domain-containing protein — MRQTKMSPFDFLLVAHLLGDFPLQTSWMAMNKANKWLPLLTHSILYTGTIGIISFVGFGGFAAWQLFIIFLGHVLLDRRTSVAWWVQHIMHTDLSKNQWLGIMVDQVFHVTILALILQVK; from the coding sequence ATGAGGCAGACTAAAATGAGTCCCTTTGATTTCTTATTAGTAGCCCATCTCCTTGGAGATTTCCCCCTGCAAACTAGTTGGATGGCGATGAACAAAGCGAACAAGTGGCTACCTCTTTTAACCCATTCTATTTTGTATACCGGAACAATAGGAATAATTTCATTCGTGGGTTTTGGTGGTTTCGCCGCATGGCAGCTTTTTATTATTTTTCTTGGTCATGTTCTCCTTGACCGCCGTACGTCCGTGGCCTGGTGGGTACAGCATATCATGCATACTGATCTCTCTAAAAACCAATGGCTAGGAATAATGGTCGATCAAGTTTTCCATGTGACCATCTTAGCTTTAATTTTGCAGGTAAAGTAA